In Janibacter cremeus, a genomic segment contains:
- a CDS encoding MFS transporter translates to MFQDFEQVLSNTRARLVLAALAFSVVGDGAAKVALLLRVHDAGAGPSGLAVMLVLFALPLVLLSGVAGALAERTDPRPVVVGAAGVQLVAAFGLAWRADLVLTGIGVLVLQTGFALANSTWVVTLPKLVDQEHVGALVSVEHSVVGIAVPAGAALGGVLVQHWGVSAPFVLDALTFLPLIGAGLLLRSWPTLEERVVRAGWRRRFLRTVVPLDGLTSLRAHPLLAVLAAAVLPFIVALESVNAVEVFLVKDVLGGNSSQFGLSEAAAGVAAVVGALLAVVVRTTDGRVRGVLALLGVISLVQIGQGLAPGIAAYIALAAAVGLLLGGLNAIVMTLMVTATDPTRRGRIVALVGGASRSCGMIALALGGGLGTVLGPRGTFVTVGLVGLVIAAAAHLAARRHLRSGREPSHAAFVHEGDSQPPS, encoded by the coding sequence ATGTTTCAGGATTTCGAGCAGGTGCTGTCGAACACGCGGGCGCGGCTGGTCCTCGCCGCACTCGCCTTCTCGGTCGTCGGTGACGGCGCGGCCAAGGTCGCGTTGCTCCTGCGGGTGCACGACGCAGGGGCCGGGCCCTCCGGCCTGGCCGTCATGCTCGTCCTCTTCGCGCTGCCGCTGGTACTGCTGTCCGGGGTTGCCGGCGCCCTGGCGGAGCGGACGGACCCGCGCCCCGTCGTCGTGGGCGCGGCCGGGGTCCAGCTCGTCGCAGCCTTCGGTCTCGCCTGGCGCGCCGACCTGGTCCTGACGGGCATCGGGGTGCTCGTGCTGCAGACCGGCTTCGCCCTGGCCAACTCGACCTGGGTCGTGACCCTCCCGAAGTTGGTCGACCAGGAGCACGTGGGCGCGCTCGTCTCGGTGGAGCACAGCGTGGTGGGCATCGCCGTTCCTGCCGGAGCCGCGCTCGGGGGCGTCCTCGTTCAGCACTGGGGCGTCTCCGCGCCCTTCGTCCTCGACGCGCTGACCTTCCTGCCCCTGATCGGTGCGGGCCTCCTGCTGCGTTCCTGGCCCACCCTGGAGGAGCGCGTCGTGCGAGCGGGATGGCGTCGCCGCTTCCTGCGGACCGTGGTCCCGCTCGACGGGCTGACCTCGCTGCGCGCCCATCCACTCCTGGCGGTGCTCGCTGCCGCGGTGCTGCCCTTCATCGTCGCGCTGGAGTCGGTCAACGCGGTGGAGGTCTTCCTCGTCAAGGACGTCCTCGGCGGCAACTCCAGCCAGTTCGGGCTGTCGGAGGCGGCGGCAGGGGTGGCTGCGGTGGTCGGTGCCCTGCTCGCCGTCGTCGTGCGCACGACCGACGGGCGTGTCCGTGGCGTCCTCGCCCTGCTGGGGGTCATCTCGCTCGTCCAGATCGGGCAGGGGCTCGCGCCCGGGATCGCCGCCTACATCGCGCTGGCCGCAGCCGTGGGCCTGCTGCTCGGCGGGCTCAACGCGATCGTCATGACGCTCATGGTCACGGCCACCGACCCGACGAGACGAGGGCGCATCGTCGCCCTCGTCGGTGGTGCCTCACGCTCCTGCGGGATGATCGCGCTCGCGCTGGGCGGAGGGCTCGGGACCGTCCTCGGTCCGCGTGGCACCTTCGTCACGGTGGGGCTGGTTGGGCTCGTGATCGCTGCTGCCGCACACCTGGCCGCGCGGCGCCACCTGCGGTCGGGGCGCGAGCCCAGCCACGCAGCGTTCGTGCACGAAGGGGACTCCCAGCCGCCATCGTGA
- a CDS encoding ArsR/SmtB family transcription factor, with translation MIRRKRTELNITEARALRTLAHPARQRLITELYSGEVLTATEAAELVGLTPSATSYHLRALEKAGIVVRDEGTSDARQRPWRAAADSLSVRPEAYRHSPAGVQDANLAGWSSDIQAGMERAERAMAAGRDDVGHMSHSRLWLTWQEVEELADRIMELTEEYKVRTRADHPEGARAWDAYRLVLPTKEIPDTPREDR, from the coding sequence ATGATCAGGAGGAAGCGCACCGAGCTGAATATCACCGAAGCCCGAGCGCTGCGCACCCTCGCCCACCCGGCGCGGCAGCGACTGATCACCGAGCTGTACTCGGGGGAGGTGCTCACGGCCACCGAGGCGGCCGAGCTCGTGGGGCTGACTCCTTCGGCGACGAGCTACCACCTGCGTGCACTGGAGAAGGCCGGCATCGTCGTTCGGGACGAAGGCACCTCAGATGCCCGACAACGCCCGTGGCGGGCAGCGGCCGACAGCCTCTCGGTCCGACCGGAGGCCTACCGACACTCGCCGGCGGGCGTCCAGGACGCCAACTTGGCCGGCTGGAGCAGCGACATCCAGGCCGGGATGGAGCGCGCGGAGCGGGCAATGGCCGCAGGCCGCGACGACGTCGGCCACATGAGCCACAGCAGACTCTGGCTCACGTGGCAGGAGGTGGAGGAGCTCGCCGACCGCATCATGGAGCTCACCGAGGAGTACAAGGTCCGCACCCGGGCCGACCACCCGGAGGGCGCGCGCGCCTGGGACGCCTATCGCCTCGTGCTCCCGACGAAGGAGATACCGGACACCCCGCGCGAGGACCGATGA
- a CDS encoding helix-turn-helix domain-containing protein: protein MSVSFRNVDVDAGAPVDTWPYEAIVTVIERGSISDWITLTRAIDADPWGAVARQVEDYLSYESPYGVGPLMARAIARARRQAEAAERAVVADEVRQLVVESGMTMEEFARGVGTSRSRLSTYRTGRVVPSATMMHRMRHVSGRSVADQ, encoded by the coding sequence GTGAGCGTCTCCTTCCGCAATGTGGACGTCGACGCGGGCGCGCCGGTCGACACGTGGCCGTACGAGGCGATCGTCACCGTCATCGAGCGCGGCTCGATCTCCGACTGGATCACGCTGACCCGGGCGATCGACGCCGATCCGTGGGGGGCGGTGGCCCGGCAGGTCGAGGACTACCTGTCCTACGAGTCGCCCTATGGCGTGGGACCGCTGATGGCTCGCGCCATCGCACGGGCTCGACGCCAGGCCGAGGCGGCCGAGCGCGCGGTGGTGGCCGACGAGGTGCGGCAACTCGTCGTGGAGTCCGGGATGACCATGGAGGAGTTCGCTCGCGGGGTCGGCACCTCTCGCAGCCGACTATCGACCTATCGCACGGGTCGGGTCGTGCCCTCGGCGACGATGATGCACCGTATGCGCCACGTGAGCGGCCGCTCGGTGGCGGATCAGTAG
- a CDS encoding phosphoribosylaminoimidazolesuccinocarboxamide synthase has product MTSDAPLDLPGYAHLYSGKVRDLYAPMGQDGAPRQDQLLLVASDRMSAYDFVLDTPIPDKGAVLTQMSLWWFEQVADLVPHHVVSTDVPTAVAGRAVLVERLDMLPVECVARAYLTGGGLNEYRSTGAVSGVDLPEGLVDGSRLPAPIFTPSTKAPAGEHDEPIPFAGVVDEVGQALADRARDLTVAILQRGNEIATERGIILADTKVEFGLRGLQLSEGEDPGAAIRARGADAEIVLADELLTPDSSRFWPADQWEPGRQQASYDKQFVRDWLTSPASGWDKSSGEAPPALPEDVVAQTRAKYVEAYERLTGRTFGSDVSDPIRLDV; this is encoded by the coding sequence ATGACGAGTGACGCTCCCCTCGACCTGCCCGGCTACGCCCACCTCTACTCGGGCAAGGTGCGCGATCTGTACGCGCCGATGGGGCAGGACGGTGCGCCCCGGCAGGACCAGCTGCTGCTCGTGGCCAGCGATCGGATGTCGGCCTACGACTTCGTGCTCGACACCCCGATCCCAGACAAGGGGGCGGTGCTGACCCAGATGTCGCTGTGGTGGTTCGAGCAGGTCGCCGACCTGGTGCCCCACCACGTCGTCTCCACCGACGTGCCCACCGCCGTCGCCGGTCGGGCCGTCCTCGTCGAGCGCCTCGACATGCTGCCCGTGGAGTGCGTCGCCCGCGCCTACCTCACCGGCGGCGGCCTGAACGAGTACCGCTCCACCGGCGCGGTCAGCGGGGTCGACCTGCCGGAGGGGCTCGTCGACGGGTCCCGCCTGCCGGCACCGATCTTCACCCCGTCCACCAAGGCGCCCGCTGGTGAGCACGACGAGCCGATCCCCTTCGCCGGGGTGGTCGACGAAGTCGGGCAGGCGCTCGCCGATCGTGCCCGCGATCTGACCGTGGCGATCCTGCAGCGCGGCAACGAGATCGCCACCGAGCGCGGGATCATCCTCGCCGACACCAAGGTCGAGTTCGGCCTGCGCGGCCTCCAGCTGAGCGAAGGGGAGGACCCGGGTGCCGCGATCCGCGCCCGGGGGGCGGACGCCGAGATCGTCCTCGCGGACGAGCTCCTCACCCCGGACTCCTCACGCTTCTGGCCGGCGGACCAGTGGGAGCCGGGCCGCCAGCAGGCCAGCTACGACAAGCAGTTCGTCCGCGACTGGCTCACCTCCCCGGCCTCCGGCTGGGACAAGTCCTCCGGCGAGGCGCCCCCCGCCCTGCCCGAGGACGTCGTCGCGCAGACCCGGGCGAAGTACGTCGAGGCCTACGAGCGGCTGACGGGTCGGACCTTCGGCTCTGACGTATCGGATCCGATACGATTGGATGTATGA
- the purD gene encoding phosphoribosylamine--glycine ligase, with the protein MKVLVIGSGAREHALVRALTHDPTVDAVIAAPGNPGTDALALNEPVDAGDPEAVVELARRHAVDLVVIGPEVPLVAGVADALRESGIRCFGPSAEAARLEGSKAYAKEVMAAAGVPTGLARVCTSRDELVEALDAFGVPHVVKDDGLAAGKGVVVTDDREVAIEHGMACLAKGDDATVVIEEFLDGPEASLFCICDGQRVVALDLAQDFKRIFDGDEGPNTGGMGAYSPLAWAPEGLVDDVVTRVAQPVVEEMARRGTPFAGVLYVGLALTSRGPRVIEFNVRFGDPETQAVLARLDSPLGVLLAAAADGELDDHDPLRWRPESAVTVVLAAEGYPASPVTGIEIDGLQELAASDLAEHVHVLHAGTRVDVEGEAPQLVSSGGRVLSVVATGDDLTRARERVYEAVGRIDFPGSHHRTDIALRASRGEIRV; encoded by the coding sequence GTGAAGGTTCTCGTCATCGGCTCCGGCGCCCGCGAGCACGCCCTCGTGCGCGCCCTCACCCACGACCCCACGGTGGACGCCGTCATCGCGGCCCCCGGCAACCCCGGTACCGACGCGCTCGCGCTCAACGAACCGGTCGATGCCGGCGACCCCGAGGCCGTCGTCGAGCTGGCCCGACGACACGCCGTCGACCTCGTCGTCATCGGGCCGGAGGTCCCCCTCGTTGCCGGAGTCGCCGATGCGTTGCGCGAGAGCGGGATCCGCTGCTTCGGGCCGAGCGCTGAAGCTGCCCGCCTCGAAGGCAGCAAGGCCTACGCCAAGGAGGTCATGGCCGCTGCGGGCGTGCCGACCGGCCTGGCGCGGGTGTGCACGAGCCGGGACGAGCTGGTCGAGGCCCTCGACGCGTTCGGCGTCCCCCACGTCGTCAAGGACGACGGCCTCGCCGCGGGCAAGGGTGTCGTGGTCACCGATGACCGTGAGGTCGCCATCGAGCACGGCATGGCCTGCCTGGCGAAGGGGGACGACGCCACCGTGGTCATCGAGGAGTTCCTCGACGGGCCCGAGGCGAGCCTCTTCTGCATCTGCGACGGCCAGCGGGTCGTCGCCCTGGACCTCGCGCAGGACTTCAAGCGCATCTTCGACGGCGACGAGGGGCCGAACACCGGAGGCATGGGCGCCTACAGCCCGCTGGCCTGGGCCCCGGAGGGGCTCGTCGACGACGTCGTCACCCGGGTCGCGCAACCGGTGGTCGAGGAGATGGCCCGGCGGGGGACCCCCTTCGCCGGGGTGCTCTACGTCGGCCTCGCCCTCACCTCCCGCGGTCCGCGGGTGATCGAGTTCAACGTGCGCTTCGGCGACCCGGAGACCCAGGCGGTCCTCGCCCGCCTCGACTCACCCCTCGGTGTGCTCCTCGCAGCTGCCGCGGACGGGGAGTTGGACGACCACGACCCGCTGCGGTGGCGCCCCGAGTCCGCCGTGACCGTTGTCCTGGCCGCCGAGGGCTACCCGGCGTCGCCGGTGACCGGGATCGAGATCGACGGCCTGCAGGAGCTCGCCGCGAGCGACCTGGCCGAGCACGTCCACGTCCTGCACGCGGGTACGCGGGTCGATGTCGAGGGTGAGGCCCCGCAGCTCGTCTCCTCCGGTGGTCGTGTGCTCTCGGTCGTCGCGACCGGTGACGACCTCACCCGGGCGCGCGAGCGTGTCTACGAGGCCGTCGGGCGGATCGACTTCCCCGGCAGCCACCACCGCACCGACATCGCGCTGCGGGCCTCGCGCGGTGAGATCCGGGTCTGA
- a CDS encoding UvrD-helicase domain-containing protein, which produces MTDTHVDAVAAEIAIEQQHLDRVNTELAKAGQRAELVAVDGLSRGRTSRTGDVRDEEMSGLFERDALVYNAARRQAHLERQHEGLVFGRLDLEEEPDHEREIRYIGRLGVRDDDYEPLVIDWRAPAASPFYRATPGNNLGVIRRRVLRSRGEEVIGVEDDLMVPEAPDDMVVVGDGALLAALTRSRGQQMRDIVATIQAHQDEAIRATDRGITEITGGPGTGKTVVALHRAAFLLYANRRRYESGGILVIGPSSAYTAYIERVLPSLGEDSVTLRSLGDVVDVITAVRHDPPEVAALKGSLQMRTVLNRLAAMAVPGAPTSLRVMVDGRAVHLDETTLTDIRRRALRDRNRNQAANAVRDLLAEAAWRQVREGEREDFLEAFDSSMAVDTFLGQWWPQVDPREALLWLQDTELAYDVSRSVLSHGDAAALAHATRETLELGTWTVADVALIDELSVRLGPVEHEAPEERSFFEVEELDGVEELRAMGSAIKDPLVEHHLSPTSAHERLLYDTIGPADEYAHVLVDEAQDLSPMQWRMIGRRGRRASWTVVGDVAQASWQDAAEAEHARLEAYGTQQRQSFHMTTNYRNAQEIFDYARAVILPAVPDADIPDAVRETGVQPAEVTFGDALDTSRPAVGTVAEQALADLAQELEGSIAVITPQRHANAVAGLAEGYEGRVTVIDPLSTKGLEWDATLVVDPDAIVDESPGGARILYVVLTRAAHRMSVLRPTD; this is translated from the coding sequence GTGACCGACACCCATGTCGACGCCGTCGCTGCCGAGATCGCCATCGAGCAGCAGCACCTCGACCGCGTGAACACCGAGCTGGCCAAGGCCGGACAGAGAGCCGAGCTCGTCGCCGTGGACGGCCTGTCCCGCGGTCGCACGTCGCGTACCGGCGACGTGCGGGACGAGGAGATGTCCGGGCTCTTCGAGCGCGATGCGCTGGTCTACAACGCCGCTCGTCGCCAGGCGCACCTCGAGCGCCAGCACGAGGGCCTGGTCTTCGGCCGCCTCGACCTCGAGGAGGAGCCCGACCACGAGCGGGAGATCCGCTACATCGGTCGCCTCGGCGTGCGCGACGACGACTACGAGCCGCTCGTCATCGACTGGCGCGCGCCGGCTGCCTCGCCCTTCTACCGCGCGACCCCGGGCAACAACCTGGGCGTCATCCGCCGCCGCGTGCTGCGCAGCCGTGGCGAGGAGGTCATCGGCGTCGAGGACGACCTCATGGTGCCCGAGGCCCCGGACGACATGGTCGTCGTCGGTGACGGCGCCCTGCTGGCGGCGCTCACCCGCAGCCGCGGACAGCAGATGCGCGACATCGTCGCGACCATCCAGGCCCATCAGGACGAAGCAATCCGCGCGACCGACCGTGGCATCACCGAGATCACCGGCGGCCCCGGCACCGGCAAGACCGTCGTCGCCCTGCACCGTGCCGCCTTCCTGCTCTACGCCAACCGTCGACGCTACGAGTCCGGCGGCATCCTCGTCATCGGCCCCTCCTCGGCCTACACCGCATACATCGAGCGGGTCCTCCCCTCGCTCGGCGAGGACTCGGTGACCCTGCGCTCCCTGGGCGACGTCGTCGATGTCATCACCGCGGTGCGGCACGATCCGCCCGAGGTCGCCGCGCTCAAGGGATCACTGCAGATGCGCACCGTCCTGAATCGGCTGGCCGCCATGGCCGTCCCCGGTGCCCCGACGAGTCTGCGCGTCATGGTCGACGGGCGGGCGGTCCACCTCGACGAAACGACGCTCACCGACATCCGCCGCCGGGCGCTGCGCGACCGCAACCGCAACCAGGCGGCCAACGCGGTGCGCGACCTCCTCGCCGAGGCCGCGTGGCGCCAGGTGCGCGAAGGCGAGCGTGAGGACTTCCTCGAGGCCTTCGACAGCTCGATGGCGGTCGACACCTTCCTCGGTCAGTGGTGGCCGCAGGTCGACCCACGCGAGGCCCTGCTGTGGCTCCAGGACACCGAGCTGGCCTACGACGTCAGCCGGTCCGTGCTCAGCCACGGTGATGCCGCCGCACTGGCGCACGCCACCCGCGAGACGCTCGAGCTGGGCACCTGGACGGTCGCCGACGTCGCGCTCATCGACGAGCTGTCGGTGCGCCTGGGGCCGGTCGAGCACGAGGCCCCCGAGGAGCGCTCCTTCTTCGAGGTCGAGGAGCTGGACGGGGTCGAGGAGCTGCGCGCCATGGGATCGGCGATCAAGGACCCACTCGTCGAGCACCACCTCAGCCCGACCAGCGCCCACGAGCGCCTGCTGTACGACACGATCGGGCCGGCCGACGAGTACGCACACGTGCTCGTCGACGAGGCCCAGGACCTCTCGCCGATGCAGTGGCGGATGATCGGGCGCCGTGGTCGGCGGGCGTCGTGGACCGTCGTCGGCGACGTCGCCCAGGCCTCGTGGCAGGACGCCGCCGAGGCCGAGCACGCGCGGCTGGAGGCGTATGGCACCCAGCAGCGGCAGTCCTTCCACATGACGACGAACTACCGCAACGCGCAGGAGATCTTCGACTACGCGCGCGCCGTGATCCTGCCGGCCGTCCCGGACGCCGACATCCCGGATGCCGTCCGCGAGACCGGGGTGCAACCGGCGGAGGTGACCTTCGGCGACGCGCTGGACACCTCGCGCCCCGCCGTCGGCACGGTCGCCGAGCAGGCGCTGGCCGACCTCGCGCAGGAGCTCGAGGGCTCGATCGCGGTCATCACCCCGCAGCGTCACGCGAACGCCGTCGCGGGTCTCGCGGAGGGCTACGAGGGACGGGTGACGGTGATCGACCCGCTGTCGACCAAGGGCCTGGAGTGGGACGCGACCCTCGTCGTGGACCCGGACGCCATCGTGGATGAGTCCCCCGGCGGCGCCCGCATCCTCTACGTCGTGCTCACCCGCGCGGCCCACCGGATGAGCGTCCTGCGCCCGACCGACTGA
- a CDS encoding DUF5302 domain-containing protein, producing the protein MGTHESAPEDMKAKFREALEKKQSHGGADVSPHGARGKVGGAHDAETSGAQQMFRRKSG; encoded by the coding sequence ATGGGCACGCATGAGAGCGCACCCGAGGACATGAAGGCGAAGTTCCGGGAGGCGCTGGAGAAGAAGCAGTCGCACGGCGGAGCAGATGTCTCGCCCCACGGCGCCCGAGGCAAGGTCGGCGGCGCACACGACGCCGAGACCAGTGGCGCCCAGCAGATGTTTCGTCGCAAGAGCGGCTGA
- a CDS encoding adenylosuccinate synthase, whose protein sequence is MPAIVLIGAQWGDEGKGKATDLMGSDVDYVVKFNGGNNAGHTVVIDGEKYALHLLPSGILTPTVIPVIGNGVVVDLEILFEELEGLEARGVDVSKLRLSANAHLIPPYNRTLDKVTERFLGKRKIGTTGRGIGPTYADKMNRVGIRVQDVFDEGILRQKVEAALFLKNQVMAKVYNTRASDVDAVVEELLSYADRLRPMVADTSLELEQALDAGKNVLLEAGQATLLDVDHGTYPFVTSSSATAGGACTGSGIPPTRVSRVIAILKAYATRVGEGPFPTELFDDDGEFLRSTGHEYGTTTGRPRRTGWLDAVVGRYATRINGVTDFVITKLDVLTGLERVPICVAYEIDGERVEQMPVNQSDVHHAQPIYEYLDGWSEDITGCRTFEELPANARAYILRAEELIGARVSAIGVGPGREEIIQRHPLLDA, encoded by the coding sequence ATGCCGGCGATCGTGCTGATCGGGGCCCAGTGGGGCGACGAGGGCAAGGGCAAGGCCACCGACCTGATGGGCAGCGACGTCGACTACGTCGTGAAGTTCAACGGCGGCAACAACGCCGGGCACACCGTCGTCATCGACGGCGAGAAGTACGCCCTGCACCTGCTGCCATCGGGCATCCTCACCCCGACCGTCATCCCGGTCATCGGCAACGGGGTCGTCGTCGACCTCGAGATCCTCTTCGAGGAGCTCGAGGGGCTCGAAGCCCGGGGCGTCGACGTCTCCAAGCTGCGCCTGAGCGCCAACGCGCACCTCATCCCGCCGTACAACCGCACCCTGGACAAGGTCACCGAGCGCTTCCTGGGCAAGCGCAAGATCGGCACGACCGGTCGCGGTATCGGCCCGACCTACGCCGACAAGATGAACCGCGTGGGCATCCGCGTGCAGGACGTCTTCGACGAGGGGATCCTGCGGCAGAAGGTCGAGGCCGCGCTCTTCCTGAAGAACCAGGTGATGGCCAAGGTCTACAACACCCGCGCCTCGGACGTGGATGCCGTCGTCGAGGAGCTGCTCTCCTACGCCGACCGGCTGCGCCCGATGGTCGCCGACACCAGTCTCGAGCTGGAGCAGGCGCTCGACGCGGGCAAGAACGTCCTGCTCGAGGCCGGTCAGGCGACGCTGCTGGACGTCGACCACGGCACCTACCCCTTCGTCACCTCCTCCTCGGCCACCGCCGGCGGCGCGTGCACCGGCTCCGGCATCCCGCCGACCAGGGTCAGCCGCGTCATCGCGATCCTCAAGGCCTACGCCACCCGCGTCGGCGAGGGGCCCTTCCCCACCGAGCTCTTCGACGACGACGGAGAGTTCCTGCGCAGCACCGGGCACGAGTACGGCACGACGACCGGACGCCCACGCCGCACCGGCTGGCTCGACGCGGTCGTCGGGCGGTACGCGACCCGGATCAACGGGGTCACCGACTTCGTCATCACCAAGCTCGACGTCCTCACCGGTCTGGAGCGCGTGCCGATCTGCGTCGCCTACGAGATCGACGGCGAGCGGGTCGAGCAGATGCCGGTCAACCAGTCCGACGTGCACCACGCCCAGCCGATCTACGAGTACCTCGACGGCTGGTCGGAGGACATCACCGGCTGTCGCACCTTCGAGGAGCTGCCGGCCAACGCCCGGGCCTACATCCTGCGCGCCGAGGAGCTCATCGGCGCCCGGGTCTCGGCGATCGGCGTCGGTCCCGGCCGCGAGGAGATCATCCAGCGTCACCCGCTCCTGGACGCCTGA
- a CDS encoding helix-turn-helix transcriptional regulator, which produces MSSTSDSDEPLRRLEAHLAADAARVEESRGRLADIGDALMTLRARMHNIDLGDDPGVQVLTPEMAAPMIDRVAGGVDRVDNVVLSIDVGAGTEHVNARNELTRAADGQRQRTLVHPGVLETELGRSRLAASREAGQRQRVTDRLGTEFLVLGEEAVVTLSVWGDPHSPYVFIRNPALVGCFAAWFGLLWEQAPEVGAPVGRSDEALVRMLALGTKDEAIARILHVGLRTVRRRVAALMDQYGVDTRFQLGAALERDGRLTGADR; this is translated from the coding sequence ATGTCCTCTACGTCCGACTCCGACGAGCCACTGCGGCGTCTCGAGGCCCACCTCGCCGCGGACGCGGCCCGCGTGGAGGAGTCGCGTGGCCGACTCGCCGATATCGGTGATGCCCTGATGACCCTGCGGGCCCGCATGCACAACATCGACCTCGGTGACGACCCGGGAGTGCAGGTGCTCACCCCGGAGATGGCCGCTCCGATGATCGATCGCGTCGCAGGAGGGGTCGACCGGGTCGACAACGTCGTGCTCTCGATCGATGTCGGTGCGGGCACCGAGCACGTCAACGCCCGCAACGAGCTCACCCGCGCCGCCGACGGGCAGCGGCAACGCACGCTCGTCCATCCCGGCGTGCTCGAGACCGAGCTCGGGCGCAGCCGGCTCGCCGCCAGTCGGGAGGCCGGCCAGCGACAACGCGTCACCGACCGACTGGGGACGGAGTTCCTCGTCCTCGGCGAGGAGGCCGTGGTGACGCTCTCGGTCTGGGGCGATCCGCACTCGCCGTACGTCTTCATCCGCAACCCGGCCCTCGTGGGCTGCTTCGCCGCCTGGTTCGGCCTGCTCTGGGAGCAGGCCCCGGAGGTCGGGGCCCCGGTCGGTCGGTCCGACGAGGCGTTGGTGCGGATGCTCGCCCTCGGGACGAAGGACGAGGCGATCGCCCGCATCCTGCACGTCGGTCTGCGCACCGTGCGTCGACGGGTCGCGGCACTGATGGACCAGTACGGGGTGGACACCCGCTTCCAGCTGGGTGCTGCCCTCGAGCGCGACGGACGGCTCACCGGCGCCGATCGCTAG
- a CDS encoding DUF3151 domain-containing protein, whose product MMDNLLSIPETLLPEDPATARIDAGEDPTTVAADLPSSSLPWAVLAERSLDAGRSIEGYAYARTGYHRGLDALRRSGWKGQGPVPWSHEPNRGFLRALAALSQAADEIEETEEEQRCRTLLVDSSAEAARELLG is encoded by the coding sequence ATGATGGACAACCTGCTGAGCATCCCCGAGACCCTGCTCCCCGAGGACCCGGCCACGGCGCGGATCGACGCGGGCGAGGACCCCACGACCGTGGCGGCGGACCTGCCTTCGTCGTCCCTGCCGTGGGCCGTCCTGGCCGAGCGGTCGCTCGACGCCGGCCGCAGCATCGAGGGCTATGCCTACGCCCGCACCGGCTACCACCGCGGGCTGGACGCGCTGCGCCGTTCCGGGTGGAAGGGCCAGGGGCCGGTGCCCTGGTCGCACGAACCCAACCGCGGCTTCCTGCGGGCCCTGGCGGCCCTGTCCCAGGCGGCCGACGAGATCGAGGAGACCGAGGAGGAGCAGCGCTGCCGCACCCTCCTCGTCGACTCCTCGGCGGAGGCGGCCCGGGAGCTGCTCGGATAG
- the fbaA gene encoding class II fructose-bisphosphate aldolase: protein MPIATPDVYRDMLDRAKAGSFAYPAINVTSSQTLNAAIRGFAEAGSDGIVQVSTGGGEYLSGPTIKDMVTGSLALAAYAQEVAKNYDVNIALHTDHCPKDKLDGFVRPLLAASKERRDATGLPIFQSHMWDGSAVELHENLSIAQELLGLAAAADIILEVEIGVVGGEEDGVANDINDKLYTTPGDTLDMVEALGLGEKGRYMAALTFGNVHGVYKPGNVKLRPEILKECQDAVTDKYGKDGGSRPLDLVFHGGSGSSPQEIADAVDYGVVKMNVDTDTQYAFTRPVAGWMLENYTGVLKIDGEVGNKKQYDPRAWGKEAEASMAARVVEACENLRSAGTSVKA from the coding sequence ATGCCCATCGCTACTCCCGACGTCTATCGGGACATGCTCGACCGCGCGAAGGCCGGGTCATTCGCCTACCCCGCGATCAACGTGACCTCGAGCCAGACGCTCAACGCCGCCATCCGCGGATTCGCCGAGGCCGGGAGCGATGGCATCGTCCAGGTCTCGACCGGTGGTGGTGAGTACCTCTCCGGCCCGACGATCAAGGACATGGTCACCGGCTCGCTCGCGCTCGCCGCATACGCGCAGGAGGTGGCGAAGAACTACGACGTCAACATCGCGCTGCACACCGACCACTGCCCCAAGGACAAGCTGGACGGCTTCGTGCGGCCGCTGCTCGCCGCAAGCAAGGAGCGTCGCGATGCCACCGGCCTGCCGATCTTCCAGTCGCACATGTGGGACGGCTCAGCCGTGGAGCTGCACGAGAACCTGTCCATCGCGCAGGAGCTGCTCGGGCTCGCCGCGGCGGCCGACATCATCCTCGAGGTCGAGATCGGTGTCGTCGGCGGCGAGGAGGACGGTGTCGCCAACGACATCAACGACAAGCTCTACACGACCCCCGGCGACACCCTGGACATGGTCGAGGCGCTCGGGCTCGGCGAGAAGGGCCGCTACATGGCCGCGCTGACCTTCGGCAACGTGCACGGCGTGTACAAGCCGGGCAACGTCAAGCTCCGCCCGGAGATCCTCAAGGAGTGCCAGGACGCGGTCACCGACAAGTACGGGAAGGACGGCGGTAGCCGTCCGCTCGACCTCGTCTTCCACGGTGGCTCGGGGTCGTCCCCGCAGGAGATCGCCGACGCGGTCGACTACGGCGTGGTGAAGATGAACGTCGACACCGACACCCAGTACGCCTTCACCCGTCCGGTCGCCGGCTGGATGCTGGAGAACTACACCGGAGTGCTGAAGATCGACGGCGAGGTCGGCAACAAGAAGCAGTACGACCCACGGGCCTGGGGCAAGGAGGCGGAGGCGTCGATGGCGGCCCGCGTCGTCGAGGCCTGCGAGAACCTGCGCTCCGCGGGGACGTCGGTGAAGGCATGA